The Alosa sapidissima isolate fAloSap1 chromosome 8, fAloSap1.pri, whole genome shotgun sequence genome contains a region encoding:
- the LOC121714941 gene encoding tripartite motif-containing protein 16-like isoform X3, protein MAEAISSNDDILMCSICLDLLKDPVTLNCGHNYCTGCIKGCWDQEDQKGVYSCPQCRQTFTPRPVLNKNNVVAELVEQLRKTRVHAAPPALSTAGPGDVECDVCTGRKLKAVKSCLDCLLSYCETHFKVHNEVNPRKHSVVDATGQLQERICSEHKKVLEIFCRTDQSCICYLCTMDEHKGHDTVTAAAEWKNKQKQLGQTQRRFQQRLQEREKELQELRKAVETLKSSAQTAVEDSERIFTEMIRSVERRRSEVTELIRVQEKAEVSRAEGLLKQLEQEIAELKRRDAELEQLSHTEDHIHFLKNIPSFRDSPRSKDLPSITFSQSFSFEAVKESVSAVKMQLEEKLEDIFKQEVAKISAKVAQIKIIQSLELSDVQAACPEPVTREELLQYSCHFTLDPNTAHRRLHLSEGNRRVEWRDELQSYPDHPERFDTYYQVLCREGVSGRCYWEVEWSGGVYIAVSYKSISREGGGAKCGFGFNDQSWMLLPRSSSSSFCHNDKLTKLPLVASSRIGVYVDHRAGTLAFYSISNTMTLLHRVQTTFTHTLYPGFYIGTGSSVKLL, encoded by the exons ATGGCAGAGGCGATTTCAAGTAACGACGACATTTTAATGTGCTCGATTTGTTTGGATCTACTGAAGGATCCTGTGACTCTTAACTGTGGACACAATTACTGCACGGGCTGCATTAAGGGATGCTGGGATCAGGAAGACCAGAAGGGAGTTTACAGCTGCCCACAATGCAGACAGACTTTTACTCCGAGACCTGttttaaacaaaaataatgTTGTTGCAGAGCTTGTGGAACAACTAAGGAAGACCAGAGTGCACGCTGCCCCTCCTGCTCTATCTACTGCTGGACCTGGAGATGTGGAGTGTGATGTCTGCACTGGGAGAAAACTCAAAGCTGTGAAGTCCTGTCTGGATTGTCTGTTGTCTTACTGTGAAACTCACTTCAAAGTTCATAATGAAGTAAACCCAAGAAAACACTCAGTGGTTGATGCCACAGGCCAGCTACAGGAGAGGATCTGCTCTGAACATAAGAAAGTTTTAGAAATATTTTGTCGTACTGATCAGAGTTGTATCTGCTACCTGTGCACGATGGACGAACATAAAGGCCATGACACAGTCACAGCTGCTGCAGAATGGAAAAACAAACAG AAGCAGTTGGGGCAGACCCAGAGGAGATTCCAGCAGAGactccaggagagagagaaggagctgcAGGAGCTGAGGAAGGCTGTGGAGACTCTCAAG AGCTCTGCACAGACAGCAGTGGAGGACAGTGAGAGGATCTTCACTGAGATGATCCGCTCCGTTGAGAGAAGGCGCTCTGAGGTGACAGAGCTGATCAGAGTTCAGGAGAAGGCTGAGGTGAGTCGGGCTGAAGGACTCCTGAAGCAACTGGAGCAGGAGATTGCTGagctgaagaggagagatgctgagctggagcagctttcacacacagaggatCACATCCATTTCCTCAAG AATATTCCATCCTTCAGAGATTCTCCTCGCTCTAAAGACTTACCCAGCATAACCTTCAGCCAAAGTTTCTCTTTTGAGGCTGTGAAGGAATCTGTCTCTGCAGTGAAGATGCAGCTGGAGGAGAAACTGGAAGACATTTTCAAGCAGGAAGTAGCCAAGATATCTGCAAAAG TGGCACAAATCAAGATCATCCAGTCTTTAGAAT TGTCTGATGTCCAGGCTGCTTGTCCTGAACCAGTGACCAGAGAGGAGCTCTTGCAGT aCTCCTGTCACTTCACACTGGAtcccaacacagcacacagacgcCTCCATCTGTCTGAGGGGAACAGGAGGGTGGAGTGGAGAGATGAGCTCCAGTCATATCCTGATCATCCAGAGAGATTTGATACTTATTATCAGGTGCTGTGTAGAGAGGGTGTGTCTGGACGCTGCTACTGGgaggtggagtggagtgggggggTTTATATAGCAGTCTCATATAAAAGCATCAGCAGGGAAGGAGGAGGTGCTAAGTGTGGGTTTGGATTTAATGATCAGTCCTGGATGCTGCTCCCCCGCAGCTCCAGCTCCTCTTTCTGCCACAATGATAAACTGACTAAACTCCCTCTAGTGGCCAGCTCCAGAATAGGAGTGTATGTGGATCACAGGGCAGGAACTCTGGCTTTCTACAGCATCTCTAACACAATGACCCTCCTGCACAGAGTCCAgaccacattcactcacacactctacccTGGGTTTTATATAGGCACTGGATCATCAGTGAAGCTGTTGTGA
- the LOC121714941 gene encoding tripartite motif-containing protein 16-like isoform X2, with the protein MAEAISSNDDILMCSICLDLLKDPVTLNCGHNYCTGCIKGCWDQEDQKGVYSCPQCRQTFTPRPVLNKNNVVAELVEQLRKTRVHAAPPALSTAGPGDVECDVCTGRKLKAVKSCLDCLLSYCETHFKVHNEVNPRKHSVVDATGQLQERICSEHKKVLEIFCRTDQSCICYLCTMDEHKGHDTVTAAAEWKNKQKQLGQTQRRFQQRLQEREKELQELRKAVETLKSSAQTAVEDSERIFTEMIRSVERRRSEVTELIRVQEKAEVSRAEGLLKQLEQEIAELKRRDAELEQLSHTEDHIHFLKNIPSFRDSPRSKDLPSITFSQSFSFEAVKESVSAVKMQLEEKLEDIFKQEVAKISAKVAQIKIIQSLEYTDPELPVRRTNSKEVLPPAMSDVQAACPEPVTREELLQYSCHFTLDPNTAHRRLHLSEGNRRVEWRDELQSYPDHPERFDTYYQVLCREGVSGRCYWEVEWSGGVYIAVSYKSISREGGGAKCGFGFNDQSWMLLPRSSSSSFCHNDKLTKLPLVASSRIGVYVDHRAGTLAFYSISNTMTLLHRVQTTFTHTLYPGFYIGTGSSVKLL; encoded by the exons ATGGCAGAGGCGATTTCAAGTAACGACGACATTTTAATGTGCTCGATTTGTTTGGATCTACTGAAGGATCCTGTGACTCTTAACTGTGGACACAATTACTGCACGGGCTGCATTAAGGGATGCTGGGATCAGGAAGACCAGAAGGGAGTTTACAGCTGCCCACAATGCAGACAGACTTTTACTCCGAGACCTGttttaaacaaaaataatgTTGTTGCAGAGCTTGTGGAACAACTAAGGAAGACCAGAGTGCACGCTGCCCCTCCTGCTCTATCTACTGCTGGACCTGGAGATGTGGAGTGTGATGTCTGCACTGGGAGAAAACTCAAAGCTGTGAAGTCCTGTCTGGATTGTCTGTTGTCTTACTGTGAAACTCACTTCAAAGTTCATAATGAAGTAAACCCAAGAAAACACTCAGTGGTTGATGCCACAGGCCAGCTACAGGAGAGGATCTGCTCTGAACATAAGAAAGTTTTAGAAATATTTTGTCGTACTGATCAGAGTTGTATCTGCTACCTGTGCACGATGGACGAACATAAAGGCCATGACACAGTCACAGCTGCTGCAGAATGGAAAAACAAACAG AAGCAGTTGGGGCAGACCCAGAGGAGATTCCAGCAGAGactccaggagagagagaaggagctgcAGGAGCTGAGGAAGGCTGTGGAGACTCTCAAG AGCTCTGCACAGACAGCAGTGGAGGACAGTGAGAGGATCTTCACTGAGATGATCCGCTCCGTTGAGAGAAGGCGCTCTGAGGTGACAGAGCTGATCAGAGTTCAGGAGAAGGCTGAGGTGAGTCGGGCTGAAGGACTCCTGAAGCAACTGGAGCAGGAGATTGCTGagctgaagaggagagatgctgagctggagcagctttcacacacagaggatCACATCCATTTCCTCAAG AATATTCCATCCTTCAGAGATTCTCCTCGCTCTAAAGACTTACCCAGCATAACCTTCAGCCAAAGTTTCTCTTTTGAGGCTGTGAAGGAATCTGTCTCTGCAGTGAAGATGCAGCTGGAGGAGAAACTGGAAGACATTTTCAAGCAGGAAGTAGCCAAGATATCTGCAAAAG TGGCACAAATCAAGATCATCCAGTCTTTAGAAT ATACTGATCCTGAACTCCCAGTCAGAAGAACAAACAGTAAGGAGGTGCTGCCACCAGCCA TGTCTGATGTCCAGGCTGCTTGTCCTGAACCAGTGACCAGAGAGGAGCTCTTGCAGT aCTCCTGTCACTTCACACTGGAtcccaacacagcacacagacgcCTCCATCTGTCTGAGGGGAACAGGAGGGTGGAGTGGAGAGATGAGCTCCAGTCATATCCTGATCATCCAGAGAGATTTGATACTTATTATCAGGTGCTGTGTAGAGAGGGTGTGTCTGGACGCTGCTACTGGgaggtggagtggagtgggggggTTTATATAGCAGTCTCATATAAAAGCATCAGCAGGGAAGGAGGAGGTGCTAAGTGTGGGTTTGGATTTAATGATCAGTCCTGGATGCTGCTCCCCCGCAGCTCCAGCTCCTCTTTCTGCCACAATGATAAACTGACTAAACTCCCTCTAGTGGCCAGCTCCAGAATAGGAGTGTATGTGGATCACAGGGCAGGAACTCTGGCTTTCTACAGCATCTCTAACACAATGACCCTCCTGCACAGAGTCCAgaccacattcactcacacactctacccTGGGTTTTATATAGGCACTGGATCATCAGTGAAGCTGTTGTGA
- the LOC121714941 gene encoding tripartite motif-containing protein 16-like isoform X4 encodes MAEAISSNDDILMCSICLDLLKDPVTLNCGHNYCTGCIKGCWDQEDQKGVYSCPQCRQTFTPRPVLNKNNVVAELVEQLRKTRVHAAPPALSTAGPGDVECDVCTGRKLKAVKSCLDCLLSYCETHFKVHNEVNPRKHSVVDATGQLQERICSEHKKVLEIFCRTDQSCICYLCTMDEHKGHDTVTAAAEWKNKQKQLGQTQRRFQQRLQEREKELQELRKAVETLKSSAQTAVEDSERIFTEMIRSVERRRSEVTELIRVQEKAEVSRAEGLLKQLEQEIAELKRRDAELEQLSHTEDHIHFLKNIPSFRDSPRSKDLPSITFSQSFSFEAVKESVSAVKMQLEEKLEDIFKQEVAKISSTVAQIKIIQSLELSDVQAACPEPVTREELLQYSCHFTLDPNTAHRRLHLSEGNRRVEWRDELQSYPDHPERFDTYYQVLCREGVSGRCYWEVEWSGGVYIAVSYKSISREGGGAKCGFGFNDQSWMLLPRSSSSSFCHNDKLTKLPLVASSRIGVYVDHRAGTLAFYSISNTMTLLHRVQTTFTHTLYPGFYIGTGSSVKLL; translated from the exons ATGGCAGAGGCGATTTCAAGTAACGACGACATTTTAATGTGCTCGATTTGTTTGGATCTACTGAAGGATCCTGTGACTCTTAACTGTGGACACAATTACTGCACGGGCTGCATTAAGGGATGCTGGGATCAGGAAGACCAGAAGGGAGTTTACAGCTGCCCACAATGCAGACAGACTTTTACTCCGAGACCTGttttaaacaaaaataatgTTGTTGCAGAGCTTGTGGAACAACTAAGGAAGACCAGAGTGCACGCTGCCCCTCCTGCTCTATCTACTGCTGGACCTGGAGATGTGGAGTGTGATGTCTGCACTGGGAGAAAACTCAAAGCTGTGAAGTCCTGTCTGGATTGTCTGTTGTCTTACTGTGAAACTCACTTCAAAGTTCATAATGAAGTAAACCCAAGAAAACACTCAGTGGTTGATGCCACAGGCCAGCTACAGGAGAGGATCTGCTCTGAACATAAGAAAGTTTTAGAAATATTTTGTCGTACTGATCAGAGTTGTATCTGCTACCTGTGCACGATGGACGAACATAAAGGCCATGACACAGTCACAGCTGCTGCAGAATGGAAAAACAAACAG AAGCAGTTGGGGCAGACCCAGAGGAGATTCCAGCAGAGactccaggagagagagaaggagctgcAGGAGCTGAGGAAGGCTGTGGAGACTCTCAAG AGCTCTGCACAGACAGCAGTGGAGGACAGTGAGAGGATCTTCACTGAGATGATCCGCTCCGTTGAGAGAAGGCGCTCTGAGGTGACAGAGCTGATCAGAGTTCAGGAGAAGGCTGAGGTGAGTCGGGCTGAAGGACTCCTGAAGCAACTGGAGCAGGAGATTGCTGagctgaagaggagagatgctgagctggagcagctttcacacacagaggatCACATCCATTTCCTCAAG AATATTCCATCCTTCAGAGATTCTCCTCGCTCTAAAGACTTACCCAGCATAACCTTCAGCCAAAGTTTCTCTTTTGAGGCTGTGAAGGAATCTGTCTCTGCAGTGAAGATGCAGCTGGAGGAGAAACTGGAAGACATTTTCAAGCAGGAAGTAGCCAAGATATCT tCAACAGTGGCACAAATCAAGATCATCCAGTCTTTAGAAT TGTCTGATGTCCAGGCTGCTTGTCCTGAACCAGTGACCAGAGAGGAGCTCTTGCAGT aCTCCTGTCACTTCACACTGGAtcccaacacagcacacagacgcCTCCATCTGTCTGAGGGGAACAGGAGGGTGGAGTGGAGAGATGAGCTCCAGTCATATCCTGATCATCCAGAGAGATTTGATACTTATTATCAGGTGCTGTGTAGAGAGGGTGTGTCTGGACGCTGCTACTGGgaggtggagtggagtgggggggTTTATATAGCAGTCTCATATAAAAGCATCAGCAGGGAAGGAGGAGGTGCTAAGTGTGGGTTTGGATTTAATGATCAGTCCTGGATGCTGCTCCCCCGCAGCTCCAGCTCCTCTTTCTGCCACAATGATAAACTGACTAAACTCCCTCTAGTGGCCAGCTCCAGAATAGGAGTGTATGTGGATCACAGGGCAGGAACTCTGGCTTTCTACAGCATCTCTAACACAATGACCCTCCTGCACAGAGTCCAgaccacattcactcacacactctacccTGGGTTTTATATAGGCACTGGATCATCAGTGAAGCTGTTGTGA
- the LOC121714941 gene encoding E3 ubiquitin-protein ligase TRIM47-like isoform X5 translates to MAEAISSNDDILMCSICLDLLKDPVTLNCGHNYCTGCIKGCWDQEDQKGVYSCPQCRQTFTPRPVLNKNNVVAELVEQLRKTRVHAAPPALSTAGPGDVECDVCTGRKLKAVKSCLDCLLSYCETHFKVHNEVNPRKHSVVDATGQLQERICSEHKKVLEIFCRTDQSCICYLCTMDEHKGHDTVTAAAEWKNKQKQLGQTQRRFQQRLQEREKELQELRKAVETLKSSAQTAVEDSERIFTEMIRSVERRRSEVTELIRVQEKAEVSRAEGLLKQLEQEIAELKRRDAELEQLSHTEDHIHFLKNIPSFRDSPRSKDLPSITFSQSFSFEAVKESVSAVKMQLEEKLEDIFKQEVAKISAKVAQIKIIQSLEYTDPELPVRRTNSKEVLPPANEGL, encoded by the exons ATGGCAGAGGCGATTTCAAGTAACGACGACATTTTAATGTGCTCGATTTGTTTGGATCTACTGAAGGATCCTGTGACTCTTAACTGTGGACACAATTACTGCACGGGCTGCATTAAGGGATGCTGGGATCAGGAAGACCAGAAGGGAGTTTACAGCTGCCCACAATGCAGACAGACTTTTACTCCGAGACCTGttttaaacaaaaataatgTTGTTGCAGAGCTTGTGGAACAACTAAGGAAGACCAGAGTGCACGCTGCCCCTCCTGCTCTATCTACTGCTGGACCTGGAGATGTGGAGTGTGATGTCTGCACTGGGAGAAAACTCAAAGCTGTGAAGTCCTGTCTGGATTGTCTGTTGTCTTACTGTGAAACTCACTTCAAAGTTCATAATGAAGTAAACCCAAGAAAACACTCAGTGGTTGATGCCACAGGCCAGCTACAGGAGAGGATCTGCTCTGAACATAAGAAAGTTTTAGAAATATTTTGTCGTACTGATCAGAGTTGTATCTGCTACCTGTGCACGATGGACGAACATAAAGGCCATGACACAGTCACAGCTGCTGCAGAATGGAAAAACAAACAG AAGCAGTTGGGGCAGACCCAGAGGAGATTCCAGCAGAGactccaggagagagagaaggagctgcAGGAGCTGAGGAAGGCTGTGGAGACTCTCAAG AGCTCTGCACAGACAGCAGTGGAGGACAGTGAGAGGATCTTCACTGAGATGATCCGCTCCGTTGAGAGAAGGCGCTCTGAGGTGACAGAGCTGATCAGAGTTCAGGAGAAGGCTGAGGTGAGTCGGGCTGAAGGACTCCTGAAGCAACTGGAGCAGGAGATTGCTGagctgaagaggagagatgctgagctggagcagctttcacacacagaggatCACATCCATTTCCTCAAG AATATTCCATCCTTCAGAGATTCTCCTCGCTCTAAAGACTTACCCAGCATAACCTTCAGCCAAAGTTTCTCTTTTGAGGCTGTGAAGGAATCTGTCTCTGCAGTGAAGATGCAGCTGGAGGAGAAACTGGAAGACATTTTCAAGCAGGAAGTAGCCAAGATATCTGCAAAAG TGGCACAAATCAAGATCATCCAGTCTTTAGAAT ATACTGATCCTGAACTCCCAGTCAGAAGAACAAACAGTAAGGAGGTGCTGCCACCAGCCA ATGAGGGCCTCTAA
- the LOC121714941 gene encoding tripartite motif-containing protein 16-like isoform X1, giving the protein MAEAISSNDDILMCSICLDLLKDPVTLNCGHNYCTGCIKGCWDQEDQKGVYSCPQCRQTFTPRPVLNKNNVVAELVEQLRKTRVHAAPPALSTAGPGDVECDVCTGRKLKAVKSCLDCLLSYCETHFKVHNEVNPRKHSVVDATGQLQERICSEHKKVLEIFCRTDQSCICYLCTMDEHKGHDTVTAAAEWKNKQKQLGQTQRRFQQRLQEREKELQELRKAVETLKSSAQTAVEDSERIFTEMIRSVERRRSEVTELIRVQEKAEVSRAEGLLKQLEQEIAELKRRDAELEQLSHTEDHIHFLKNIPSFRDSPRSKDLPSITFSQSFSFEAVKESVSAVKMQLEEKLEDIFKQEVAKISAKVAQIKIIQSLEYTDPELPVRRTNSKEVLPPTCSVSVSDVQAACPEPVTREELLQYSCHFTLDPNTAHRRLHLSEGNRRVEWRDELQSYPDHPERFDTYYQVLCREGVSGRCYWEVEWSGGVYIAVSYKSISREGGGAKCGFGFNDQSWMLLPRSSSSSFCHNDKLTKLPLVASSRIGVYVDHRAGTLAFYSISNTMTLLHRVQTTFTHTLYPGFYIGTGSSVKLL; this is encoded by the exons ATGGCAGAGGCGATTTCAAGTAACGACGACATTTTAATGTGCTCGATTTGTTTGGATCTACTGAAGGATCCTGTGACTCTTAACTGTGGACACAATTACTGCACGGGCTGCATTAAGGGATGCTGGGATCAGGAAGACCAGAAGGGAGTTTACAGCTGCCCACAATGCAGACAGACTTTTACTCCGAGACCTGttttaaacaaaaataatgTTGTTGCAGAGCTTGTGGAACAACTAAGGAAGACCAGAGTGCACGCTGCCCCTCCTGCTCTATCTACTGCTGGACCTGGAGATGTGGAGTGTGATGTCTGCACTGGGAGAAAACTCAAAGCTGTGAAGTCCTGTCTGGATTGTCTGTTGTCTTACTGTGAAACTCACTTCAAAGTTCATAATGAAGTAAACCCAAGAAAACACTCAGTGGTTGATGCCACAGGCCAGCTACAGGAGAGGATCTGCTCTGAACATAAGAAAGTTTTAGAAATATTTTGTCGTACTGATCAGAGTTGTATCTGCTACCTGTGCACGATGGACGAACATAAAGGCCATGACACAGTCACAGCTGCTGCAGAATGGAAAAACAAACAG AAGCAGTTGGGGCAGACCCAGAGGAGATTCCAGCAGAGactccaggagagagagaaggagctgcAGGAGCTGAGGAAGGCTGTGGAGACTCTCAAG AGCTCTGCACAGACAGCAGTGGAGGACAGTGAGAGGATCTTCACTGAGATGATCCGCTCCGTTGAGAGAAGGCGCTCTGAGGTGACAGAGCTGATCAGAGTTCAGGAGAAGGCTGAGGTGAGTCGGGCTGAAGGACTCCTGAAGCAACTGGAGCAGGAGATTGCTGagctgaagaggagagatgctgagctggagcagctttcacacacagaggatCACATCCATTTCCTCAAG AATATTCCATCCTTCAGAGATTCTCCTCGCTCTAAAGACTTACCCAGCATAACCTTCAGCCAAAGTTTCTCTTTTGAGGCTGTGAAGGAATCTGTCTCTGCAGTGAAGATGCAGCTGGAGGAGAAACTGGAAGACATTTTCAAGCAGGAAGTAGCCAAGATATCTGCAAAAG TGGCACAAATCAAGATCATCCAGTCTTTAGAAT ATACTGATCCTGAACTCCCAGTCAGAAGAACAAACAGTAAGGAGGTGCTGCCACCA ACATGTTCTGTTTCAGTGTCTGATGTCCAGGCTGCTTGTCCTGAACCAGTGACCAGAGAGGAGCTCTTGCAGT aCTCCTGTCACTTCACACTGGAtcccaacacagcacacagacgcCTCCATCTGTCTGAGGGGAACAGGAGGGTGGAGTGGAGAGATGAGCTCCAGTCATATCCTGATCATCCAGAGAGATTTGATACTTATTATCAGGTGCTGTGTAGAGAGGGTGTGTCTGGACGCTGCTACTGGgaggtggagtggagtgggggggTTTATATAGCAGTCTCATATAAAAGCATCAGCAGGGAAGGAGGAGGTGCTAAGTGTGGGTTTGGATTTAATGATCAGTCCTGGATGCTGCTCCCCCGCAGCTCCAGCTCCTCTTTCTGCCACAATGATAAACTGACTAAACTCCCTCTAGTGGCCAGCTCCAGAATAGGAGTGTATGTGGATCACAGGGCAGGAACTCTGGCTTTCTACAGCATCTCTAACACAATGACCCTCCTGCACAGAGTCCAgaccacattcactcacacactctacccTGGGTTTTATATAGGCACTGGATCATCAGTGAAGCTGTTGTGA